From Candidatus Omnitrophota bacterium, a single genomic window includes:
- the pilM gene encoding pilus assembly protein PilM gives MDHLKTEEEKASAAQAEAYSRKFFLKGMIGALIFPQNVIGIDIGSGYIKMIQLHKEGNSYAARNCMVKAFPPEVRDNHAERIKSGQAFIRDFMAESCIKNPEGRLAIYGKGVFIFSLTVPNLNRNDLKGAVGIELKKRLPFQLDMNNVAFDFFVTGQVREEKGTFLQVTCIAADRIYIDDNVRMLKGLNIRPIGIYAIPDALGQLLPYCLPEFTRETVCLLDIGANTSLLNFYKGSGLVFSREIPVGGEQLSLALAKTITIGDTNISISKDDAEKLKRNCGIPLDEEAKAEFMTDFGVLRGEQISAMLRPVLEKLIMEISRTFSYYSKTFKAENISELFLTGGSSRIRNIDKFLLFNLEALKRVEPLNILKAVNGWADKGLLKNELVMEQAAFHLSVALGLCLESGGNVNLLPAREKLEHKALILSNVLRITFPLILGMSLLLYAFSYFTARKYKVFSAQLDAQISRLEPAASQVKQYRRIKAGFEQRQDALEQAKGRQPYWWGVLKEIGNITPKEAVLTRISSGLAKDPKEIRLFGKIYAKYTIVDIALSQYIMALEESPYFSRVEVVSSKNDMYSPMPAADFEIACQLNY, from the coding sequence ATGGATCATTTAAAGACAGAAGAAGAAAAGGCAAGCGCAGCGCAGGCTGAGGCATATTCCCGAAAGTTCTTCCTGAAAGGGATGATCGGCGCTTTGATATTTCCTCAAAATGTGATCGGCATCGATATCGGGTCCGGTTATATAAAGATGATCCAACTGCATAAAGAAGGGAACAGCTATGCGGCCCGAAATTGCATGGTCAAGGCATTCCCGCCGGAAGTGCGGGATAACCACGCTGAAAGGATAAAATCCGGACAGGCGTTCATCAGGGATTTTATGGCCGAGTCCTGTATAAAGAATCCCGAAGGCCGGCTGGCCATATATGGTAAGGGTGTGTTTATATTTTCCCTGACTGTGCCTAATCTGAACCGCAATGATTTAAAAGGCGCTGTGGGAATAGAGTTGAAGAAGCGACTTCCTTTTCAACTGGATATGAACAACGTGGCTTTTGATTTTTTTGTCACCGGACAGGTGCGGGAGGAAAAAGGCACGTTTCTGCAGGTGACCTGTATAGCCGCCGACCGTATCTATATAGACGATAATGTCCGGATGCTCAAGGGTCTAAATATCCGGCCTATAGGCATATACGCCATCCCGGACGCTTTGGGGCAGTTGCTGCCTTATTGTTTGCCTGAGTTTACTCGGGAGACCGTTTGCCTCCTGGATATCGGAGCGAACACTTCTCTATTGAACTTTTATAAAGGAAGCGGTCTGGTATTTTCCCGTGAGATCCCGGTAGGCGGAGAGCAGCTGAGCCTTGCTTTGGCAAAGACAATAACTATAGGAGATACGAATATCTCCATAAGCAAAGATGACGCGGAGAAACTTAAACGCAACTGCGGTATCCCTCTTGATGAAGAGGCTAAAGCGGAATTTATGACGGATTTCGGCGTCTTGCGCGGAGAGCAGATCTCGGCGATGCTGCGCCCTGTTTTGGAAAAGCTGATTATGGAGATATCGCGGACCTTCAGTTACTATTCTAAAACCTTCAAGGCTGAGAATATCAGCGAGCTTTTTCTTACCGGGGGCAGTTCCCGGATTAGGAATATAGATAAGTTCCTATTGTTCAACCTGGAGGCGCTTAAGCGCGTGGAGCCTTTGAATATACTGAAGGCTGTAAATGGATGGGCGGACAAGGGTCTGTTGAAGAACGAACTAGTTATGGAGCAGGCGGCCTTCCATCTGTCGGTGGCTCTGGGGCTTTGCCTGGAAAGCGGCGGCAATGTTAATCTCCTGCCGGCGCGGGAAAAGCTGGAACATAAGGCGTTGATCCTGTCGAATGTGTTAAGAATAACTTTTCCGTTGATCCTGGGCATGAGCCTGTTGCTATACGCTTTCAGCTATTTTACCGCCCGGAAATATAAGGTATTTTCCGCCCAGTTGGATGCGCAGATCAGCCGCCTGGAACCTGCAGCCAGCCAGGTGAAACAATACCGCCGGATAAAGGCGGGATTTGAGCAAAGACAGGATGCCTTGGAGCAGGCGAAGGGCAGACAACCTTACTGGTGGGGAGTGTTGAAAGAGATCGGCAATATTACTCCCAAAGAGGCTGTCCTGACCAGGATCTCCAGCGGCCTTGCGAAAGACCCGAAAGAGATACGCCTGTTTGGTAAGATCTACGCGAAATACACGATAGTGGATATTGCGCTCTCTCAATACATTATGGCCCTGGAGGAGTCCCCGTATTTCTCGCGGGTGGAGGTGGTTTCCAGCAAAAATGATATGTATTCGCCTATGCCGGCAGCGGATTTCGAAATAGCCTGCCAGCTTAATTATTAA
- the pilO gene encoding type 4a pilus biogenesis protein PilO: protein MPKNTRSNISYVFVFPALVVFVLVCVYIGLGLPAARYVDRARAELKNKQETLLESQELIRGLPDPRKAIQVMEEKVREFKDMGLSKKQLPRLIQLLGKSAVELNINVISIRQRDDMRPSENSLPAGVSKVYMEVVLNCGYQPLAEYIKAVGELPAAFSLESLSVDKKNDEHRGFGKNDIPEPGIQATLLLSTYMVWEL, encoded by the coding sequence ATGCCTAAAAATACCCGATCTAACATTTCTTATGTTTTTGTTTTTCCTGCCCTGGTGGTCTTTGTCCTGGTCTGTGTTTATATCGGTTTGGGTTTGCCGGCCGCCAGGTATGTTGACCGTGCCAGGGCGGAATTGAAGAACAAGCAGGAAACCCTCCTGGAATCACAGGAATTGATCCGCGGGCTGCCTGATCCCCGGAAAGCGATACAGGTGATGGAAGAGAAGGTCCGGGAATTCAAAGATATGGGGTTAAGCAAGAAACAATTGCCGCGGCTTATCCAACTCTTAGGCAAATCCGCCGTGGAACTGAATATTAACGTTATATCGATCAGGCAGCGCGACGATATGAGGCCTTCGGAAAACAGCTTGCCTGCGGGCGTCAGCAAGGTTTATATGGAGGTGGTATTGAACTGCGGTTATCAGCCTTTGGCGGAGTATATAAAAGCAGTGGGAGAATTGCCTGCCGCATTCTCTCTGGAATCGCTGTCGGTAGATAAAAAAAACGATGAACACAGAGGCTTCGGAAAGAACGATATCCCGGAGCCCGGTATTCAGGCCACGCTGCTTTTAAGCACCTATATGGTTTGGGAGTTATGA